One region of Olleya sp. Hel_I_94 genomic DNA includes:
- a CDS encoding sensor histidine kinase, with the protein MNTTEKALKERIKELTCLYEVSSIIGNANEELIEDTLQAIVFSIKKGFQYPKKTNIQIHTENNSISTANAIKSTISIQSKIKLFNEEKGQLIAYLNQEKYSQKDFLNEEQLLLDNIALKIGSFLERIEIQKNETSLKRQMEHADRLSILGEITAGIAHELNTPLANILGFAELLKEDFKTDKNASLDLDKIIKNAIFSREVVKKLMFFACEMPQEMKEVNLVPNIKSAINLLDATFRKEEVKYIVKIEEENLLLRADPIQLTQIIFNLLINAIYFSPKQGLVTIEAKTSKKAIVLKIKDEGKGVNQADLDKIFQPFFTTKPIGDGSGLGLSVVHGIVASHKGTITAKNNKNKGVTFTITLPK; encoded by the coding sequence ATGAATACCACTGAAAAAGCATTAAAAGAACGTATTAAGGAGTTAACTTGTCTTTATGAGGTATCTTCAATAATAGGAAACGCAAACGAAGAGCTAATCGAGGATACTTTGCAAGCCATAGTGTTTAGCATCAAAAAAGGATTTCAGTATCCTAAAAAAACAAATATTCAGATTCACACTGAAAATAATAGCATTTCAACCGCTAATGCTATAAAAAGTACCATTAGTATTCAATCTAAAATAAAATTATTTAATGAAGAAAAAGGGCAGTTAATAGCCTATTTAAATCAAGAAAAGTATTCTCAAAAGGATTTCTTAAACGAAGAGCAATTACTGTTAGATAATATAGCTTTAAAAATAGGAAGTTTTCTAGAACGTATCGAAATTCAGAAAAACGAAACATCCTTGAAACGTCAGATGGAACATGCCGACCGTTTAAGTATTTTAGGCGAAATAACTGCTGGAATAGCGCACGAGTTAAATACACCTTTGGCTAATATTTTAGGCTTTGCAGAGCTGCTAAAAGAGGATTTTAAAACAGATAAAAATGCCTCTTTGGATTTAGATAAGATTATTAAAAACGCCATATTTTCTAGAGAAGTAGTTAAAAAATTAATGTTTTTTGCTTGCGAAATGCCTCAGGAAATGAAAGAAGTAAATTTGGTGCCTAATATTAAAAGTGCCATAAATTTATTAGATGCCACTTTTAGAAAAGAAGAAGTCAAATATATTGTTAAAATAGAAGAAGAAAACTTGTTACTGCGTGCAGATCCAATACAATTAACCCAAATTATTTTTAATCTTCTAATTAATGCTATTTATTTTTCACCAAAACAAGGGTTGGTCACTATTGAGGCTAAAACCAGTAAAAAAGCAATTGTTTTAAAAATTAAAGATGAAGGTAAAGGGGTTAATCAAGCAGATTTAGATAAAATTTTTCAACCCTTTTTTACTACCAAACCTATAGGTGACGGTTCTGGATTAGGATTAAGTGTCGTCCATGGTATTGTGGCATCGCATAAAGGAACTATTACTGCAAAAAATAATAAAAATAAAGGCGTTACCTTTACCATAACACTCCCAAAATAA
- a CDS encoding sigma-54-dependent transcriptional regulator: MQLRKENILIVDDDINILELLQRHLQSWNYHVFKALSVKEAVSILRDSTIDLLITDLKMPELDGSELIKFVSEHYPKLPKLVVTGYPSVQDSLAAIKSGVVDYLTKPFTKDELKMALDKYLVNADNLAQSSKNLVINNNKPYGEIIGHSDKINAVIQVIERVKNNKATVFIKGESGTGKELVARAIHYQGKFSKAPFVAVNCGGIPENLLEAELFGYLKGAFTGAETNREGFFQAANGGTIFLDEIGNASLTVQSRLLRVLQEKEVVKVGSTKAEKVDLRIIAATNSDLRDMIQKQTFREDLYYRLTVVEIDVVPLRQRKDDIKLLVDKFLFKYGVEYKDGYVKITPDALKILERYDWPGNIRELENIIQRAVILSDKTVDVSHLPEHLKYTIQHTSDTLQPLKVIEKQYIEKVLKATGNNKTKAAKILQIDRKTIRQKLSE, encoded by the coding sequence ATGCAATTACGTAAAGAAAACATACTTATAGTTGACGACGATATTAATATCCTTGAGCTATTACAGCGTCATTTACAATCTTGGAATTATCATGTGTTTAAAGCGCTTTCTGTTAAAGAAGCGGTTAGTATTTTAAGGGATTCGACTATAGATTTATTAATAACCGATTTAAAAATGCCGGAATTGGATGGCTCAGAGCTTATTAAATTTGTGTCAGAGCATTATCCTAAATTGCCTAAATTAGTGGTTACAGGTTATCCATCGGTTCAAGATTCGTTGGCTGCCATAAAATCAGGTGTAGTAGATTATTTAACCAAACCATTTACTAAAGACGAGCTTAAAATGGCGTTGGACAAATATTTGGTAAATGCAGATAATCTAGCGCAATCATCTAAAAATTTAGTAATTAATAATAATAAGCCTTACGGCGAAATTATAGGTCATTCCGACAAAATTAATGCTGTAATTCAAGTTATTGAACGTGTTAAAAATAACAAAGCAACAGTTTTTATTAAAGGTGAAAGCGGTACAGGTAAGGAGCTTGTCGCACGTGCCATCCATTACCAAGGTAAGTTTTCTAAAGCGCCTTTTGTTGCAGTAAATTGTGGTGGAATACCAGAAAACTTACTTGAAGCAGAGCTATTTGGATATTTAAAAGGTGCGTTTACAGGAGCAGAAACTAATCGCGAAGGTTTTTTTCAAGCTGCAAATGGTGGTACTATTTTTCTAGACGAAATTGGTAACGCATCACTAACTGTGCAATCTAGATTACTACGTGTTTTACAAGAAAAAGAAGTGGTAAAAGTAGGATCTACAAAAGCTGAGAAAGTAGATTTACGAATAATTGCGGCAACCAATAGTGACTTACGCGACATGATTCAAAAACAAACTTTTAGGGAAGATTTGTATTATAGATTAACAGTGGTAGAGATAGATGTGGTTCCTTTAAGACAGCGCAAAGACGATATTAAATTATTGGTTGATAAGTTTTTATTTAAATATGGCGTCGAGTATAAAGATGGCTATGTAAAAATAACTCCAGATGCTTTAAAAATATTAGAGCGCTACGATTGGCCAGGAAATATTAGAGAACTTGAAAACATCATACAACGTGCAGTGATATTAAGTGATAAAACCGTTGACGTTAGTCATTTACCAGAGCATTTAAAGTATACAATACAACACACTTCGGACACATTACAACCTTTAAAAGTTATTGAAAAGCAATACATAGAAAAAGTATTAAAAGCTACTGGAAACAATAAAACCAAAGCTGCCAAAATTCTTCAAATAGACAGAAAAACAATTCGTCAAAAATTATCTGAATAA
- a CDS encoding Glu/Leu/Phe/Val family dehydrogenase, whose protein sequence is MTTVTADLKKVTKKVPVRGMMDNVMEQFNSAADHINLHPNIRKILSITNNEILVNFPVKMDNGDVEIFTGYRVQHNNALGPYKGGLRYHPTVDIDAARALAMWMTWKTSLAGLPYGGGKGGIKIDPSKYSQSELERITRRFTFALADNIGPEHDIPAPDVNTSSQTMAWIADTYMSTRPPAERTANQHVVTGKPDASGGLEGRDRATGYGVYLSIKFWAEKSNTSLVGKKFIVQGFGNVGYWAAHFLEKDGAKLVAVQDASGSIQNQNGIKVEDLFKYSQINDGSIVNFPDSKTVDSNTFFALDCDICIPAALGNQITKENAPKIKAKLIAEGANGPTNVEGEKILLERGITIIPDILCNSGGVVGSYFEWLQNRNGEIWQLDEVMAKLDKKMNESFNKVFDYAINETVDLRTAAFCIAIQRIEKAYIQRGIFP, encoded by the coding sequence ATGACAACAGTAACAGCAGATTTGAAAAAAGTAACAAAAAAAGTACCTGTAAGAGGTATGATGGATAATGTTATGGAGCAGTTTAATAGTGCTGCCGACCATATCAATTTACATCCAAATATTAGAAAAATATTAAGCATTACTAACAACGAGATTTTAGTCAACTTTCCGGTAAAAATGGATAATGGAGACGTCGAGATTTTTACAGGTTACAGAGTGCAACATAATAATGCGTTAGGACCATATAAAGGTGGTTTACGTTACCATCCAACAGTGGATATTGATGCTGCTAGAGCATTAGCGATGTGGATGACCTGGAAAACATCATTAGCAGGTTTGCCATATGGTGGAGGTAAAGGTGGTATTAAAATAGATCCTTCAAAATATTCGCAATCAGAGTTAGAGCGTATTACAAGACGTTTTACGTTTGCGTTAGCGGATAATATTGGACCAGAGCATGATATTCCTGCTCCAGATGTTAACACTAGTAGTCAAACTATGGCATGGATTGCAGATACTTACATGAGTACGCGTCCACCAGCAGAACGTACTGCAAATCAACATGTAGTAACAGGTAAGCCTGATGCAAGTGGCGGATTAGAAGGACGTGACAGAGCAACAGGTTATGGTGTGTATTTGTCCATTAAATTTTGGGCAGAAAAAAGCAATACTAGTTTAGTTGGTAAAAAGTTTATTGTTCAGGGATTTGGTAATGTTGGCTATTGGGCAGCTCATTTTTTAGAAAAAGATGGTGCAAAATTAGTAGCAGTACAAGATGCTTCTGGAAGTATTCAAAATCAAAATGGTATCAAGGTTGAAGACTTATTTAAATACAGTCAAATTAACGATGGTAGTATTGTAAACTTTCCCGATTCTAAAACAGTAGATAGCAATACGTTTTTTGCTTTGGATTGTGATATCTGTATTCCTGCTGCCTTGGGAAACCAAATTACTAAAGAAAATGCACCAAAAATTAAAGCAAAATTAATTGCAGAAGGTGCTAATGGACCAACAAATGTTGAAGGCGAAAAGATTTTATTAGAAAGAGGTATTACAATTATACCTGATATTTTATGTAATTCTGGTGGTGTTGTAGGCAGTTATTTTGAGTGGTTACAAAACCGAAATGGAGAGATTTGGCAATTGGACGAGGTGATGGCCAAATTGGATAAAAAAATGAATGAATCTTTTAATAAAGTGTTTGATTATGCTATAAATGAAACTGTGGATTTACGTACAGCTGCATTTTGTATAGCCATACAACGCATAGAAAAAGCATACATACAAAGAGGGATTTTTCCTTGA
- a CDS encoding GreA/GreB family elongation factor, giving the protein MKYGSLILEKKEYVYLKRILNISGYGDDTSVTKSLVKLSEELKTAQIVNDDQVPEDIVRFNSIVTIASDNGWEKELQVVIPMDKNVALNKVSVLAPMGAALLGYSKNDTIDWDFPGGAQKIKIIDVQKQENLKGVDINI; this is encoded by the coding sequence ATGAAGTACGGAAGTTTAATATTAGAAAAAAAAGAGTATGTGTACCTAAAACGCATACTCAATATTTCGGGTTATGGAGATGATACAAGCGTCACTAAATCTTTAGTAAAGTTATCAGAAGAGTTAAAGACTGCACAAATTGTAAATGACGACCAAGTACCAGAGGATATAGTACGTTTTAATAGTATAGTGACTATAGCGTCGGATAATGGTTGGGAAAAAGAATTACAAGTGGTTATACCTATGGACAAAAACGTGGCACTTAACAAAGTGTCCGTTTTAGCTCCAATGGGAGCAGCGCTTTTAGGTTATTCTAAAAATGATACAATTGATTGGGATTTTCCTGGTGGAGCACAAAAAATTAAAATTATTGATGTCCAAAAGCAGGAGAATTTAAAAGGTGTTGATATAAATATTTAA